The following are encoded in a window of Methanobrevibacter ruminantium M1 genomic DNA:
- a CDS encoding 30S ribosomal protein S17 produces MVGLNVKEPETKCDDPNCPFHGNLSVRGQVLEGVVTTNKAERTITVERSFYKFIRKYERYEKRKSRINVHKPDCIDVEVGDAVKIAECRPLSKTKHFVLVEVKGDD; encoded by the coding sequence ATGGTTGGTCTTAATGTTAAGGAACCAGAAACTAAATGTGATGATCCTAACTGCCCTTTCCATGGTAATTTATCTGTTAGAGGACAAGTCCTTGAAGGTGTTGTTACTACTAATAAAGCAGAAAGGACTATTACTGTAGAACGTAGTTTCTACAAGTTCATTAGAAAATATGAAAGATACGAAAAAAGGAAATCAAGAATTAACGTTCACAAACCTGATTGTATTGATGTTGAAGTTGGCGACGCTGTAAAAATCGCAGAATGTAGGCCTTTAAGCAAGACTAAACACTTTGTATTAGTTGAAGTAAAGGGTGATGATTAG
- a CDS encoding 50S ribosomal protein L32e yields the protein MSKDFKRQEYARYKKLGTKWRRPRGKTSKMRRYEAGKPAMPSIGYRTPRATRGLHPSGYKDVLVYNMKDLEALDAETEAARISASIGKRKKALMLEKASELGIKVLNRQL from the coding sequence ATGAGTAAAGATTTTAAAAGACAGGAATATGCTCGTTATAAAAAATTAGGAACCAAATGGAGACGTCCTAGAGGTAAAACTAGTAAAATGAGAAGATACGAAGCAGGTAAACCTGCAATGCCATCAATTGGTTATCGTACTCCTAGAGCTACTAGAGGATTACATCCTTCTGGTTACAAAGATGTTCTTGTTTATAACATGAAAGATTTAGAAGCTCTTGACGCAGAAACTGAAGCTGCTAGAATCAGCGCTTCTATTGGTAAACGTAAAAAAGCATTGATGTTAGAAAAAGCATCAGAATTAGGTATAAAAGTATTAAACAGACAATTATAA
- a CDS encoding 30S ribosomal protein S8 translates to MTLMDPLADALTNIRNNERQVNDHCTISPASKLIGRVLSTMQKENYIGEFEFIDDNKAGKFEVELEGNINQCGVIKPRHAVKKDEFEKFEKRYLPAKNFGILIVTTPEGIMTHREAKERGIGGRLLAYMY, encoded by the coding sequence ATGACTCTTATGGATCCTCTTGCAGATGCCTTAACAAACATCAGAAATAACGAACGTCAAGTAAATGACCACTGTACTATTTCTCCAGCGTCCAAATTGATCGGACGTGTGTTAAGCACAATGCAAAAAGAGAATTATATTGGCGAATTTGAATTTATCGATGATAACAAGGCTGGAAAATTCGAAGTGGAATTGGAAGGTAACATTAATCAGTGCGGTGTAATCAAACCTCGTCATGCTGTAAAGAAAGATGAATTTGAGAAATTCGAAAAAAGATATTTACCAGCAAAGAACTTCGGTATCTTAATCGTAACCACTCCTGAAGGTATCATGACCCACAGGGAAGCTAAGGAAAGAGGTATCGGCGGACGTTTGTTGGCTTACATGTATTAG
- the rpmC gene encoding 50S ribosomal protein L29: MAILRSKEIWEMEIEDIEEKLVELKAELAKNVSKSAAAGVNENPGKIRELKRTIARVLTIMNQKQKEN; the protein is encoded by the coding sequence ATGGCAATTTTAAGAAGTAAAGAAATTTGGGAAATGGAAATTGAGGACATCGAAGAAAAATTGGTGGAACTCAAAGCGGAACTCGCTAAAAACGTTTCTAAAAGTGCTGCTGCAGGTGTTAATGAAAACCCTGGTAAAATTAGAGAACTCAAAAGGACTATTGCTCGTGTTCTTACAATTATGAACCAAAAACAGAAGGAGAATTAA
- a CDS encoding 50S ribosomal protein L5: protein MNPMNEVVIAKATINIGVGEAGEKLSRAMTLIENMTGQTPVKTYSKVTNPEWGIRKRQPIACKVTLRGEKAEDAIKMVLDGINNRLRPSQFDAQGNVSFGIREHIDIPGMRYDPDIGIFGMNLSITFEKPGYRIKRRKIQKKSIPKRHRITPEETMKFMEENFNVTIAEEEEY, encoded by the coding sequence ATGAACCCAATGAACGAAGTCGTCATAGCAAAGGCAACCATCAATATCGGTGTTGGAGAAGCTGGTGAAAAATTATCCAGAGCTATGACCCTTATTGAAAACATGACTGGTCAAACCCCTGTAAAGACCTATTCCAAAGTCACTAACCCTGAATGGGGTATAAGAAAAAGACAGCCTATTGCATGTAAGGTCACCCTCCGTGGGGAAAAGGCTGAAGATGCAATCAAAATGGTATTGGATGGTATCAACAACAGATTAAGACCAAGTCAATTTGATGCACAAGGTAACGTTTCTTTCGGTATTAGAGAACATATCGACATTCCTGGAATGAGATATGACCCTGATATTGGTATTTTTGGTATGAACCTTTCAATCACTTTTGAAAAACCTGGTTACAGAATCAAAAGAAGAAAAATCCAAAAGAAATCCATTCCAAAAAGACACAGAATCACTCCTGAAGAAACTATGAAATTTATGGAAGAGAACTTTAATGTAACTATCGCTGAGGAAGAAGAATACTAA
- a CDS encoding putative RNA uridine N3 methyltransferase: protein MQNSKVSVFIPNSFLAETKDLKLKTSKVGLIGRALAVFEVDEVVIYKDLSIPDSEQTDDGDFIAEVLNYMDTPQYLRKKAIPIKAELRHVGILPPLRVPHHPTGKPELGDYRQGFTVKRNKKGTFVDIGMDKLAFCKEQLTVNKIFSFKITKFAKEVIVTPDEPDDIYWGFKTLSTNKSLKNSLKLVNPDLVVETTRYAETIDSIFNELKTKVESSNHIAIVFGGPYSSISENVESSKWETVKINTIPNQGTETVRTEEAVISTLAIFNIL, encoded by the coding sequence ATGCAAAATAGTAAAGTGTCTGTCTTTATACCGAATTCATTTCTCGCTGAAACCAAGGATTTAAAGCTAAAAACCTCTAAAGTAGGTTTGATTGGCCGTGCCTTGGCTGTATTTGAAGTGGATGAAGTGGTGATTTATAAAGATCTTTCAATTCCAGACAGCGAACAGACTGATGATGGAGATTTCATTGCAGAAGTCCTCAATTATATGGACACTCCACAATACCTTAGGAAAAAGGCAATTCCTATCAAGGCAGAATTGCGTCACGTTGGAATATTGCCTCCTTTGAGAGTTCCTCATCATCCAACTGGAAAGCCTGAATTAGGTGATTACAGACAAGGATTCACTGTAAAAAGGAATAAGAAAGGTACCTTCGTAGATATAGGTATGGATAAACTGGCGTTTTGCAAAGAGCAACTTACAGTAAATAAGATTTTTTCATTTAAAATTACTAAGTTTGCTAAAGAGGTAATAGTCACACCTGATGAACCAGATGACATTTACTGGGGATTTAAGACATTATCTACAAATAAAAGTCTTAAAAATAGCTTAAAATTAGTTAATCCCGATCTTGTTGTAGAAACAACAAGGTACGCAGAAACAATCGATTCTATTTTTAATGAATTGAAAACTAAAGTGGAAAGCTCTAATCATATAGCGATTGTCTTTGGAGGCCCTTACTCATCTATAAGTGAGAATGTCGAAAGTTCCAAATGGGAAACAGTTAAAATCAATACAATCCCAAATCAGGGAACAGAGACTGTCAGGACCGAAGAGGCTGTTATTTCAACTTTAGCTATTTTCAATATACTTTAA
- the rpl3p gene encoding 50S ribosomal protein L3 yields MVRHHQPRKGSVAFSPRKRVAKETPRIKAWPSNEEPKLLGLAGYKAGMTHAMVVDNDKNSPSHGMEVFTPVTVLEVPPLVILGIRSYEKTAHGLKAITEVIADNLDEELSRKITLPKDYDQSEAIAKIQDALEKTEEVRVLVHTNPKMASVPKKKPEIFECALGGSSAEEKLNYALGILGQEIRASDIFSEGQYVDAIATTKGKGVQGVVKRWNIRIQYGKAMRSGKGRHVGSIGPWSPERTMWTVAQAGQMGYHKRTEFNKKVIKIGDVSEVDAVNPAGGFIRYGLVKNDYVLVKGSVPGPTKRLVILRQAIRPKKADDAAPQVNYISTASKQGV; encoded by the coding sequence ATGGTAAGACATCACCAACCAAGAAAAGGTTCAGTGGCATTTAGCCCTCGTAAGAGAGTTGCTAAAGAGACCCCAAGAATCAAAGCTTGGCCAAGTAATGAAGAACCAAAACTTTTGGGTCTTGCTGGATATAAGGCTGGTATGACTCATGCTATGGTTGTGGACAATGATAAAAACTCTCCATCCCATGGAATGGAAGTTTTCACTCCTGTAACCGTTTTGGAAGTACCACCCCTTGTAATTTTGGGGATAAGATCATACGAAAAAACTGCTCACGGACTTAAGGCTATCACTGAAGTAATTGCAGATAATTTGGATGAAGAGCTCTCTAGGAAAATCACCCTTCCTAAGGACTACGACCAATCCGAAGCTATTGCAAAAATACAAGATGCTTTAGAAAAGACTGAAGAGGTAAGAGTCTTAGTACACACTAATCCTAAAATGGCTAGCGTTCCTAAGAAGAAACCTGAAATCTTTGAATGTGCATTAGGCGGAAGCTCTGCAGAAGAAAAATTAAACTACGCTCTTGGAATTTTAGGTCAAGAAATCAGAGCCAGTGATATCTTTAGCGAAGGACAGTATGTAGACGCAATTGCAACCACCAAAGGAAAAGGAGTCCAAGGGGTTGTAAAGAGATGGAACATCAGAATTCAATATGGTAAGGCAATGAGAAGTGGAAAAGGTAGACACGTAGGTTCTATCGGTCCATGGTCTCCGGAAAGAACCATGTGGACTGTTGCACAAGCAGGTCAGATGGGATACCATAAGAGAACTGAATTCAATAAGAAAGTCATTAAGATTGGAGACGTATCTGAAGTTGATGCTGTTAACCCTGCTGGAGGATTCATTAGATATGGTTTAGTCAAAAACGACTATGTCCTTGTAAAAGGCTCCGTACCAGGTCCAACCAAAAGGTTAGTTATTCTCAGACAAGCTATCAGACCTAAGAAAGCTGACGATGCAGCTCCTCAAGTGAACTACATAAGCACTGCTTCAAAACAAGGTGTATAG
- a CDS encoding ribonuclease P protein component 1, giving the protein MISSNNIFYHELIGLELKVVDSSNPSLIGLCGTVIDETKKTLLIEVEEKVLSDDLGSNQQNHFNLIYKEKLIQKDVSVFQFKVPDGTIVEIDGKILLNRPEDRIKKRYKKI; this is encoded by the coding sequence ATGATAAGCTCAAATAATATATTCTATCATGAATTAATTGGGTTAGAGCTTAAAGTTGTTGACAGTTCCAATCCCTCTTTGATAGGGCTTTGCGGAACTGTTATTGATGAGACTAAAAAGACTCTCTTGATTGAGGTTGAAGAAAAAGTCTTAAGTGATGACTTAGGTTCTAATCAACAAAATCATTTTAATTTAATTTATAAGGAAAAATTAATTCAGAAAGATGTTTCTGTATTTCAATTCAAGGTTCCAGATGGAACCATAGTTGAAATTGATGGTAAAATATTATTGAATCGTCCTGAAGATAGGATAAAGAAAAGATATAAAAAAATTTAA
- a CDS encoding 50S ribosomal protein L2 encodes MGKRLIHQRRGRGTPAHRVASHRFKDKIQYRAYDDLEKEGSLKGKVVKIIHDPARTAPIALVKFENGEKRHILAPESIQIDDEIECGISAPISFGNTLPLAEIPEGTPIYNIENRPGDGGRFVRSSGTYASLITHDASQAVVELPSGELKSFNPRCRASIGVVAGGGRKEKPFLKAGVRWHAYKAKGKKFMTVRGVAMNAVDHPHGGGNRQHPGRPTTISRHAPPGRKVGSIAAKRTGKRR; translated from the coding sequence ATGGGAAAACGATTAATACACCAACGTAGAGGAAGAGGAACTCCTGCTCATCGTGTAGCATCTCACAGATTCAAGGATAAAATCCAATACAGGGCTTACGATGACTTAGAGAAGGAAGGAAGCTTAAAAGGAAAAGTCGTTAAAATCATTCACGACCCTGCAAGGACCGCCCCTATTGCTCTTGTCAAATTCGAAAACGGTGAAAAGAGACATATTTTAGCTCCTGAATCAATTCAAATTGATGATGAAATCGAATGCGGTATCTCAGCTCCAATCAGCTTTGGAAACACTTTGCCACTTGCTGAAATCCCTGAAGGTACTCCTATCTACAATATTGAAAACAGACCAGGAGACGGAGGACGTTTCGTAAGATCCTCTGGAACTTACGCTTCTTTAATTACTCATGATGCAAGTCAAGCTGTTGTGGAATTACCATCTGGTGAACTCAAATCCTTCAACCCAAGATGCCGTGCAAGTATCGGTGTTGTAGCTGGTGGAGGAAGAAAAGAGAAACCTTTCCTCAAGGCAGGTGTCAGATGGCATGCTTATAAGGCTAAAGGTAAGAAGTTTATGACTGTTAGAGGAGTAGCAATGAACGCTGTAGACCACCCTCACGGTGGAGGTAACAGACAACACCCAGGTCGTCCGACCACTATCTCAAGACACGCACCACCTGGAAGAAAAGTTGGTTCAATTGCAGCTAAACGTACTGGAAAGAGAAGATAA
- a CDS encoding 30S ribosomal protein S19, which translates to MARKIFKYRGYTIEELKEMSLDEFIELLPARQRRSLKRGFLPRQQSVLDKMRKMQKMDKKGGKPLVVRTHCRDMIVIPEMVGTTFGIYNGRDFVEVTFTPEMLGCFFGEFAPTRARVQHGDPGMGATRSSMFVPLK; encoded by the coding sequence TTGGCTAGAAAAATATTTAAATACAGAGGATATACTATTGAAGAATTAAAAGAAATGTCCTTAGACGAATTTATTGAACTTTTACCAGCAAGACAAAGAAGATCCTTAAAAAGAGGATTCTTACCTAGACAACAGTCTGTGTTGGATAAAATGAGAAAGATGCAAAAGATGGATAAGAAAGGTGGAAAACCGCTAGTAGTTAGAACTCACTGCAGAGACATGATCGTAATTCCTGAAATGGTAGGAACCACTTTCGGAATCTACAACGGCAGAGACTTTGTGGAAGTAACCTTCACCCCTGAAATGCTAGGCTGCTTCTTTGGTGAATTCGCACCAACCAGAGCTAGAGTTCAACACGGTGACCCAGGTATGGGTGCTACCAGATCATCTATGTTTGTGCCACTTAAATAA
- a CDS encoding 30S ribosomal protein S3, which produces MIEKDFVTEGLRRTRIDEYLEKELERAGYGGMEIQVTPLGTMVIVYAERPGMVIGRGGKTVRAITQSLKTKFDLDNPQVEVKEVAVPELNARIMASKIANMLQRGMHFRRVAYSTIRKIMGAGAQGVEVTISGKIRGSRSAVAKFTEGYIKKCGEPATRFVTEGFATAPLKPGVLGIVVRIMPPEATLPDKVDIIAPVEVEEPVVEAAEEDVEEIEEEVTEEIEEVEEDLEELEEELEDLEELEAAEEDVE; this is translated from the coding sequence ATGATAGAAAAAGATTTCGTTACAGAAGGTCTCAGAAGAACCAGAATAGATGAATATTTAGAAAAAGAACTTGAAAGAGCAGGTTACGGTGGAATGGAAATCCAAGTAACTCCTTTAGGAACCATGGTAATTGTCTATGCAGAAAGACCTGGTATGGTAATCGGTAGAGGTGGAAAGACCGTAAGGGCAATCACCCAAAGCCTTAAGACCAAGTTTGACCTTGACAACCCACAGGTTGAAGTTAAGGAAGTTGCTGTTCCTGAACTCAACGCAAGAATCATGGCTTCCAAGATTGCCAACATGCTCCAAAGAGGAATGCACTTTAGAAGAGTGGCTTATTCCACAATCCGTAAAATCATGGGCGCTGGAGCTCAAGGAGTGGAAGTAACCATTTCCGGTAAGATCAGAGGATCAAGATCTGCTGTTGCAAAATTCACCGAGGGATACATCAAGAAATGTGGTGAACCTGCAACCAGATTCGTAACTGAAGGTTTTGCTACCGCACCTTTAAAACCTGGTGTTTTAGGTATTGTAGTTAGAATCATGCCTCCTGAAGCAACCTTACCTGATAAGGTGGATATCATTGCTCCTGTTGAAGTAGAGGAACCTGTTGTAGAAGCAGCTGAAGAAGATGTCGAAGAGATCGAAGAGGAAGTCACTGAAGAGATTGAAGAAGTCGAAGAGGACTTAGAAGAGCTTGAAGAAGAGCTTGAAGATCTCGAAGAGCTTGAAGCTGCTGAAGAAGATGTCGAATAA
- the yciH gene encoding stress response translation initiation inhibitor YciH translates to MSKICDVCGLPEELCVCEEIAREVQSVKVFTVRRRFGKLMTIVEGIDEHDIDIKELTKTLKAKCACGGTAKKGQIELQGDHKARVKEVLSEMGFSSDTIEIRDSDKKYNKRRRH, encoded by the coding sequence ATGTCAAAAATCTGTGATGTATGTGGACTTCCTGAAGAGCTTTGCGTATGCGAAGAAATCGCAAGGGAAGTACAATCTGTAAAAGTTTTTACAGTAAGAAGAAGATTCGGTAAACTTATGACTATTGTCGAAGGAATAGATGAACATGATATAGATATTAAGGAGCTTACTAAAACTCTTAAAGCCAAATGTGCCTGCGGAGGCACTGCCAAGAAGGGTCAAATTGAACTTCAAGGAGATCATAAGGCAAGAGTTAAGGAAGTCTTATCTGAAATGGGATTCTCTTCTGACACTATTGAAATCAGAGACTCTGATAAGAAATACAATAAGAGGAGAAGACACTAG
- a CDS encoding 50S ribosomal protein L23 — MDPYTIIVKPHVTEKTMNLIDQNNELTFVVRRTATKSQIKRAFEFLYDEKVVRVNTHITSKGLKLAYVKLAEEGEAEDVAVKMGVF; from the coding sequence ATGGATCCTTATACAATTATTGTTAAACCTCATGTAACTGAGAAGACTATGAACTTAATCGATCAAAACAACGAGCTAACCTTCGTTGTAAGAAGAACCGCTACAAAATCTCAAATCAAAAGGGCATTCGAATTCCTTTACGATGAAAAGGTTGTAAGAGTAAACACTCACATAACCTCTAAAGGATTGAAGTTAGCCTATGTCAAGCTTGCTGAAGAAGGCGAAGCTGAAGATGTAGCAGTTAAAATGGGAGTATTCTAA
- a CDS encoding 30S ribosomal protein S14 yields the protein MIVLPRKYGKASKKCSRCGDHSAIVSRYGLNLCRQCFREIAPKIGFKKYN from the coding sequence GTGATTGTTTTGCCAAGAAAATACGGAAAAGCATCCAAAAAATGTAGCCGTTGTGGAGACCACTCTGCTATCGTAAGCAGATACGGACTCAACTTATGCAGGCAATGTTTTAGAGAAATTGCTCCTAAAATAGGATTTAAAAAATACAATTAG
- the rplX gene encoding 50S ribosomal protein L24: MSIQPRKQRKALYTAPLHIRRKIMSANLSKELRADIGKRSLPIKVGDKVQVVRGDFKGHEGKVESIDAKRYKVTVEGVTLNKPDGNAVFLPIHPSNLMIIEADLKDERRIKEE, translated from the coding sequence ATGTCAATTCAACCAAGAAAACAAAGAAAAGCTCTCTACACTGCTCCTTTACACATTCGCCGTAAAATCATGAGCGCTAACTTAAGTAAAGAATTAAGAGCAGATATTGGCAAAAGATCATTGCCAATCAAAGTAGGAGACAAAGTTCAAGTTGTTCGCGGAGACTTTAAAGGTCACGAAGGAAAAGTTGAATCTATCGACGCTAAAAGATACAAAGTTACCGTTGAAGGCGTTACATTAAACAAGCCTGATGGAAACGCTGTATTTCTTCCAATCCATCCGTCCAACTTGATGATTATTGAAGCTGATTTAAAAGACGAAAGAAGAATTAAGGAGGAATAA
- a CDS encoding 50S ribosomal protein L6: MVLAAAIREEIEIPEGVEVIIDDEISMKGPNGEISRKFTYPNVTIKKEDDILVLETAFPKKKDKSMIGTTRAHLNNMIKGVTEGFTYHMKIVYAHFPMTVKVEGDKVTIDNFIGERHPRSSKIVGGANVQVKGDEVIITGVNKEDVGQTMANLEQATKIRGKDPRVFQDGIYLTSRE, from the coding sequence ATGGTATTAGCTGCAGCTATAAGGGAAGAAATTGAAATCCCTGAAGGCGTTGAAGTTATAATTGATGATGAAATTTCTATGAAAGGCCCAAACGGCGAAATTTCTAGAAAATTCACTTACCCTAATGTGACTATTAAGAAAGAAGACGATATCCTTGTTCTTGAAACCGCTTTCCCAAAAAAGAAAGACAAATCAATGATCGGAACTACCAGAGCACATTTAAACAATATGATTAAAGGAGTAACCGAAGGTTTCACCTATCATATGAAAATCGTATACGCTCACTTTCCAATGACCGTAAAGGTCGAAGGAGATAAGGTAACCATTGACAACTTCATTGGGGAAAGACATCCTAGATCTTCAAAGATTGTAGGAGGAGCAAATGTTCAAGTAAAAGGTGATGAAGTAATCATTACCGGTGTAAACAAAGAAGACGTCGGTCAAACTATGGCTAATTTAGAACAAGCCACTAAAATCAGAGGCAAAGACCCTAGAGTATTCCAAGACGGTATCTACTTAACCAGCAGGGAATAA
- a CDS encoding 50S ribosomal protein L14, translated as MKPTTSSVTKALPIGARLQCVDNTGAREIEIISVKGFKGVRRRLDVAGVGDMVVASVKKGTADMRREVVNAVVVRQKKEYRRADGLRVKFEDNAAVIITPEGVLKGSEIRGPVAKEAADKWPSVGSAASILI; from the coding sequence ATGAAACCTACTACCTCAAGCGTAACTAAGGCTTTGCCAATAGGCGCAAGACTTCAATGTGTTGATAACACCGGTGCCCGTGAAATCGAAATTATTTCCGTAAAGGGATTCAAAGGTGTTAGAAGGAGACTTGACGTAGCTGGAGTAGGCGACATGGTTGTTGCTTCAGTTAAGAAAGGAACCGCTGACATGAGAAGAGAAGTCGTCAACGCCGTTGTTGTAAGACAGAAAAAAGAATACAGACGTGCTGATGGTCTTCGTGTAAAATTCGAAGACAATGCTGCAGTTATCATTACTCCTGAAGGAGTATTGAAAGGTTCTGAAATCAGAGGACCTGTTGCTAAAGAGGCAGCTGACAAATGGCCTAGCGTAGGCAGTGCAGCAAGCATATTGATTTAA
- a CDS encoding 50S ribosomal protein L22, whose product MAKNKYAYNNPDADESKTARAMAKSIKVSPKHCVEICSAIRGMDVAKAKAYLNDVIDMKKAVPFKRHNRDVGHRKGMKGWAAGRYPVKASKAILTVIENAEANAEYKGMDVENLKIEHISSHRGMVIRGARPRAFGRVTPFNTPTTHIQVVLVEA is encoded by the coding sequence ATGGCAAAAAACAAATACGCTTATAACAATCCTGATGCTGACGAATCTAAGACAGCACGTGCTATGGCAAAATCCATTAAGGTTTCTCCAAAGCATTGCGTTGAAATCTGCAGTGCAATAAGAGGCATGGATGTTGCAAAGGCAAAAGCATACTTAAATGATGTTATTGATATGAAAAAGGCTGTTCCTTTCAAAAGACACAACAGAGATGTAGGTCACAGAAAAGGAATGAAAGGCTGGGCTGCTGGAAGATACCCTGTAAAGGCTTCCAAAGCAATCTTAACTGTTATAGAAAACGCAGAAGCAAATGCTGAATACAAAGGTATGGATGTAGAAAACCTCAAGATTGAGCATATCTCTTCCCACAGAGGAATGGTAATAAGAGGAGCTAGACCAAGAGCATTCGGTAGAGTCACTCCATTCAACACTCCAACCACCCATATTCAAGTAGTTTTAGTGGAGGCTTAA
- a CDS encoding 30S ribosomal protein S4e gives MAKMGSRKHLKRYNAPKTWPIHPKEDTWTVKPAPGTHAINDSLPLLVIIRDILGIADNSREAKRLINTGNVLIDGRAKKDYKFPVGFMDILSIPKTGENYRILLDTKGRLTLHPISAEDAEFKLAKIVNKSTIKGGKTQLNLHDGRNVIVEEDNYSAYDVVCLNIPEQEIKENFEFGEDVVVLVTGGKHTGELGKIQEVIVDQSSKANTVIIEKANKDTFLTLKDYAFVIGKDEPAIDLLEVNQ, from the coding sequence ATGGCAAAAATGGGATCTAGAAAGCATCTTAAAAGATACAACGCACCTAAAACCTGGCCTATCCATCCAAAAGAAGATACTTGGACAGTAAAACCTGCTCCCGGTACTCACGCAATCAATGACTCATTGCCTTTGCTTGTAATCATCCGTGATATCTTAGGTATTGCAGATAACTCAAGGGAAGCTAAAAGGCTCATCAACACTGGTAATGTATTGATTGACGGAAGAGCTAAAAAAGATTACAAATTCCCAGTAGGATTCATGGACATATTATCCATTCCTAAGACTGGTGAAAATTACAGAATACTTTTAGATACTAAAGGAAGATTAACTTTACACCCTATCTCTGCTGAAGACGCAGAGTTCAAATTAGCTAAAATCGTAAACAAATCTACCATCAAAGGCGGAAAAACTCAATTAAACCTTCACGACGGTAGAAATGTAATTGTGGAAGAAGACAACTACTCTGCATACGATGTTGTATGTCTCAACATTCCAGAACAAGAGATTAAGGAAAACTTCGAATTTGGCGAAGACGTAGTTGTACTTGTTACCGGTGGTAAACACACTGGAGAGCTTGGTAAAATCCAAGAGGTCATTGTAGACCAATCCTCTAAAGCAAATACCGTAATTATCGAAAAGGCTAATAAGGACACTTTCTTAACTTTAAAAGATTATGCATTTGTAATTGGTAAGGATGAACCTGCCATTGACTTATTGGAGGTTAATCAATGA
- the rpl4p gene encoding 50S ribosomal protein L4, with protein MKVNVYSIQGEVKEEIELPAIFNEEYRPDLIKRAVLSAQSARIQPWGNDPMAGKRTSAESWGSGRGAAMVPRIKTGARAAFVPQAIGGRKAHPVRAAKNHHEKINNKERRFAIRSAVAATVNEELVAGRGHRIENLEQVPVIVEDDLETVKKTSETREIFKALGVYDDVIKAKDSKKIRAGRGKTRGRKYKSGKGPLVVVSEDKGIGLGARNHAGVDVVAVDNLNAELLAPGTHAGRLTIYTKSAVEKLGGLFQ; from the coding sequence ATGAAAGTTAATGTTTATTCAATTCAAGGGGAAGTAAAAGAGGAAATCGAACTTCCTGCTATTTTTAATGAAGAATACAGACCTGACCTTATCAAAAGGGCTGTCCTTTCTGCTCAATCTGCAAGAATCCAACCATGGGGTAATGACCCTATGGCAGGTAAAAGAACCTCAGCAGAATCCTGGGGTTCCGGTAGAGGCGCAGCTATGGTGCCTAGGATAAAAACCGGCGCTAGAGCAGCATTCGTACCTCAAGCTATCGGCGGAAGAAAGGCACACCCTGTAAGAGCTGCTAAGAATCATCATGAAAAAATCAACAATAAGGAAAGAAGATTTGCAATCAGATCTGCTGTTGCAGCTACCGTAAATGAAGAATTGGTTGCTGGAAGAGGTCACAGAATCGAAAATCTCGAACAAGTACCTGTAATTGTTGAAGATGATTTGGAAACTGTCAAGAAAACAAGCGAAACCCGTGAAATCTTCAAGGCTTTAGGGGTTTACGATGATGTAATCAAGGCTAAAGACAGCAAAAAGATAAGAGCAGGCAGAGGAAAGACAAGAGGACGTAAATACAAATCCGGTAAAGGACCTTTAGTTGTTGTATCTGAAGACAAAGGCATTGGATTAGGTGCAAGAAACCACGCTGGTGTCGATGTTGTTGCTGTAGACAACTTAAATGCTGAATTATTAGCTCCAGGTACTCATGCGGGTAGGTTAACCATTTACACTAAGTCCGCTGTTGAAAAATTAGGAGGATTATTCCAATAA